The Argentina anserina chromosome 3, drPotAnse1.1, whole genome shotgun sequence genome includes a region encoding these proteins:
- the LOC126788522 gene encoding pentatricopeptide repeat-containing protein At1g62350, producing the protein MLRLASNILQRGSPRTLSSSHGFSLQLLLHHIFPQREENFWHQQRSCFFGQSKASSPSLSIWRRKKEMGKEGLIVAKELKRLRSHPLRLDCFIRSHVSRLLKSDLLAVLAEFQRQDQVFLCMKIYNVVRKEIWYRPDMFFYRDMLMMLARNREVDEAKQVWEDLKEEEVLFDQHTFGDIIRAFLESELPSEAMGIYDEMRRSPEPPISLAFRVILKGLLPYPELREKVKADFLELFPDMIVYDPPEDLFEDQEWKPESEDDY; encoded by the exons ATGTTACGGCTGGCTTCCAATATACTACAAAGAGGCTCACCTAGAACCCTCTCATCATCTCATGGTTTCTCATTACAATTGTTACTCCACCACATTTTCCCACAACGAGAAGAAAATTTCTGGCACCAACAGCGGAGTTGTTTTTTTGGGCAGTCAAAAGCGTCAAGCCCTAGCCTCTCTATATGGAGGCGCAAGAAGGAGATGGGCAAGGAGGGTCTAATTGTCGCTAAGGAGCTCAAAAGGCTCCGCTCTCACCCCCTCCGCCTTGATTGCTTCATACGCTCTCACGTGTCGCGGTTGCTCAAGTCTGATCTTCTGGCTGTTCTCGCCGAGTTTCAGAGACAAGACCAGGTCTTCCTCTGTATGAAG ATTTACAATGTGGTGCGGAAAGAGATTTGGTATCGGCCAGACATGTTCTTTTACAGGGACATGCTCATGATGCTAGCAAGAAATAGAGAGGTGGATGAAGCAAAGCAAGTTTGGGAAGATTTGAAGGAGGAAGAAGTTTTGTTTGATCAACACACTTTTGGGGACATTATCAGGGCTTTCCTAGAAAGTGAATTGCCGTCGGAAGCAATGGGTATATACGATGAAATGAGAAGATCTCCTGAACCCCCTATATCACTGGCATTTCGAGTTATATTGAAAGGGCTTCTTCCATACCCAGAATTGCGGGAGAAGGTGAAGGCTGACTTCTTGGAGTTATTTCCAGATATGATTGTTTATGACCCCCCTGAAGATTTGTTTGAAGATCAAGAATGGAAACCTGAAAGCGAAGATGATTACTAA